One window of Alteromonas sp. LMIT006 genomic DNA carries:
- the thrB gene encoding homoserine kinase → MKITAYAPASIGNVSVGFDVLGAALAPIDGTLLGDKVSVEPAPEYALTVSGRFAERLPSGTENNIVTQCYHFFHEQMQQRDLATQPLSLHLDKTLPIGSGLGSSASSIVAAFYALNAFYDKPFDDNELLFMMGECEGQISGAVHYDNVAPALFGGMTLMTGLGNPICELVPTFKDWYWVSCYSGISVSTSAARKLLPTRWDTATTLTFGRQLAVFIHASHTQNAQLAASVFHDVLAEPYRKSLLPHFDESRAYAMAQGALGFGISGSGPTVFAACDNLQSAQAIATYLQDNYIQNDDGFCHICRIDDAGTRTL, encoded by the coding sequence ATGAAAATAACTGCTTACGCGCCTGCGTCGATAGGTAATGTCAGTGTTGGTTTTGATGTCCTAGGTGCAGCTTTAGCACCCATTGACGGCACGTTATTGGGCGATAAAGTCTCCGTTGAGCCAGCGCCAGAATATGCTTTGACGGTGTCTGGACGCTTTGCCGAACGTTTACCGTCGGGTACTGAAAACAACATTGTGACTCAGTGTTATCACTTTTTTCACGAGCAAATGCAACAACGTGACTTAGCGACGCAACCGTTATCTTTGCACCTTGATAAGACATTGCCGATAGGCAGTGGATTAGGTTCTTCAGCGAGCTCAATCGTCGCTGCGTTTTATGCCTTAAATGCGTTTTATGATAAGCCTTTTGATGACAATGAGTTATTGTTTATGATGGGAGAATGCGAAGGGCAAATCAGTGGTGCGGTGCATTACGATAATGTTGCCCCTGCTTTGTTTGGTGGTATGACGCTTATGACGGGGCTAGGTAATCCGATCTGTGAACTCGTTCCAACGTTCAAGGATTGGTATTGGGTGTCGTGTTATAGCGGCATCAGTGTCTCGACTTCTGCTGCTCGAAAACTGCTGCCAACACGGTGGGATACGGCAACCACTTTGACCTTTGGCCGTCAACTTGCGGTGTTTATTCATGCCTCGCATACACAGAATGCGCAATTAGCAGCAAGTGTTTTCCATGACGTTTTGGCCGAACCCTATCGCAAGTCACTGTTGCCCCATTTCGATGAAAGTCGTGCCTATGCCATGGCACAAGGAGCCTTGGGTTTTGGTATATCAGGCTCAGGTCCAACTGTATTCGCAGCTTGTGATAATTTGCAAAGTGCTCAGGCCATTGCAACCTATCTACAAGACAACTATATTCAAAATGACGATGGTTTTTGTCATATTTGCCGCATCGACGATGCCGGCACACGCACACTATAA
- the thrC gene encoding threonine synthase produces MHLVNLKDATQQVNFQQAVMTGLGRNQGLFFVEHISPLDDIDALLSLSLQERSKVILQHLLGDEFTSSEVSELVDNAFNFPAPVAKVDDTTYCLELFHGPTLAFKDFGGRFMAQCLAKIAQGAPVTILTATSGDTGAAVAHAFHGLDNVNVVILFPKGKISPLQEKLFTTLGGNIHTVAIDGDFDACQAIVKQAFEDQQMRDELHLNSANSINISRLLAQVCYYFEAFAQLPAEKRDELVVAVPSGNFGNLTAGMIAKALGLPIKRFVAATNLNDTVPRYLQNGEWAPKQTVATISNAMDVSQPNNWPRIEAMFEKGILAKDCLTGVAVDEDYTQLAMKQLQSLGYTSEPHAAVAYRALHNTLAESEIGLFLGTAHPAKFKESVENILGAPLALPKALMDVADKPSLAVDKPADYALIKQHMFDLLA; encoded by the coding sequence ATGCATTTAGTCAATTTAAAAGACGCGACTCAACAAGTTAATTTTCAGCAAGCCGTGATGACTGGATTAGGCCGGAATCAAGGTTTGTTTTTTGTCGAACACATTTCACCGCTCGATGATATAGACGCCTTGCTATCCTTATCTTTACAAGAACGCTCTAAGGTGATTTTGCAGCATTTGTTGGGGGATGAGTTTACCAGCTCTGAAGTTTCAGAATTGGTCGATAACGCGTTTAACTTTCCAGCACCTGTGGCTAAAGTTGATGATACCACCTATTGCTTAGAATTATTTCACGGACCAACGTTAGCGTTTAAAGATTTTGGTGGCCGTTTTATGGCGCAGTGTTTGGCCAAAATAGCCCAAGGTGCTCCAGTGACCATTCTTACCGCCACATCAGGCGATACTGGTGCGGCTGTGGCGCATGCCTTCCATGGTCTAGATAATGTCAATGTGGTTATCTTGTTCCCTAAGGGCAAAATCAGTCCGTTACAAGAAAAGCTATTCACCACATTAGGTGGCAACATTCACACGGTGGCCATTGATGGTGACTTTGATGCGTGCCAGGCCATCGTTAAGCAAGCATTTGAAGATCAACAAATGCGCGATGAGTTGCATTTGAACTCAGCAAACTCTATCAATATTTCTCGCCTTCTGGCCCAGGTTTGTTATTACTTTGAGGCGTTTGCTCAACTACCTGCTGAAAAGCGTGATGAGCTGGTTGTGGCAGTTCCCAGTGGTAACTTTGGCAACTTGACCGCTGGCATGATTGCTAAAGCATTGGGTTTACCAATCAAACGTTTTGTCGCGGCAACGAATTTGAATGACACGGTACCGCGTTATTTACAAAATGGTGAGTGGGCGCCGAAGCAAACGGTTGCCACGATTTCGAACGCGATGGACGTGTCTCAACCTAACAACTGGCCGCGTATTGAAGCGATGTTCGAAAAAGGAATTTTGGCAAAAGATTGCCTAACGGGTGTCGCCGTTGACGAAGATTACACTCAATTGGCCATGAAACAATTACAAAGCTTAGGCTACACCAGTGAGCCACATGCAGCGGTAGCCTATCGTGCACTGCATAATACCCTGGCAGAGAGTGAAATTGGTTTATTCTTAGGAACCGCACATCCGGCAAAGTTCAAAGAATCAGTCGAAAACATTTTGGGTGCGCCTTTAGCGTTGCCAAAGGCTTTGATGGATGTAGCAGATAAGCCCTCATTAGCAGTGGATAAACCGGCAGATTATGCTTTAATTAAACAACACATGTTTGATTTATTAGCTTAA
- the ung gene encoding uracil-DNA glycosylase, which produces MTPSWSAFLDTQQGLPYYKELQQALAQRRASGEIVYPPESDVLKAFKMSELSDTKVVILGQDPYHGPHQAHGLAFSVARDINIPPSLRNIFKELEHEFSDYQIPMHGDLTRWAEQGVLLLNTVLTVAEGEPNSHSGLGWQNFTHAAVRYVSDYVDNVVFMLWGAHAQKLSILIDNRKHCVLKAPHPSPLSAHRGFFGCRHFIMANQWLTKKGKPVIEW; this is translated from the coding sequence ATGACACCCAGCTGGTCGGCTTTTTTAGATACCCAGCAAGGATTGCCATATTACAAGGAGTTACAACAGGCATTGGCTCAGCGTCGCGCCTCCGGTGAAATAGTGTATCCACCGGAGAGTGACGTGTTGAAAGCGTTCAAGATGTCCGAGCTTTCCGACACTAAAGTGGTTATCCTTGGCCAAGACCCTTATCATGGGCCGCATCAAGCACATGGCTTGGCGTTTTCGGTTGCCAGAGATATCAATATTCCTCCCTCGTTACGCAATATTTTCAAAGAACTCGAACACGAATTTTCCGATTATCAAATACCCATGCATGGCGACTTGACGCGTTGGGCAGAGCAAGGAGTCTTATTACTTAATACGGTATTGACGGTCGCTGAAGGTGAACCAAATTCACATAGTGGGTTAGGGTGGCAGAATTTTACGCATGCTGCAGTGAGGTATGTGAGTGATTATGTCGATAATGTTGTATTCATGCTATGGGGAGCCCATGCACAAAAACTGTCCATACTGATTGACAACCGCAAACACTGTGTGTTGAAAGCACCGCATCCTAGTCCATTGTCGGCACATCGCGGGTTTTTTGGGTGCCGCCATTTTATCATGGCGAACCAATGGCTCACCAAAAAGGGTAAGCCCGTAATCGAGTGGTGA
- a CDS encoding DUF3545 family protein translates to MDTSVLEEQYTIDSDSPPSRRRSKRTKRKWREIEALKAKLELERELDKYDFNFDLDEEE, encoded by the coding sequence ATGGATACCAGTGTACTGGAAGAACAATACACCATCGATAGCGATTCCCCTCCCTCTCGTCGTCGCAGTAAACGCACCAAACGCAAATGGCGAGAAATTGAAGCCTTAAAAGCTAAACTCGAACTTGAAAGAGAGCTTGATAAGTATGATTTTAACTTTGATTTAGACGAAGAAGAATAA
- the pgi gene encoding glucose-6-phosphate isomerase, whose protein sequence is MLSAWDKLKELASQSLPHMREMFANDPLRTQTYQLDAAGWHLDFAKNRINQEVFTALVKLAQESQVEAKRDAMFGGETINSTEGRAVLHTALRNFSGEPVLVDGHDVIPEVMATLSKMEAFCDTMIDRTHLGYTDKPITDVVSIGIGGSFLGPKIMTEALKPYQHDVFKVHFVANVDGCHIQDVLAQCNPETTFVLMSSKSFSTQETLQNTLTAKSWFLGSGAPQQAIAKHFAAVSSNVPAAVEFGMSPDMVFPMNDWVGGRYSLWSAIGLPIALAIGFTHFKQLLEGAFAMDTHFKTAPLEQNMPVLLALLGIWYRNFNDAQSHVLLPYYHYLRGFPAYVQQLDMESNGKRNALDGSELGYATGPIIFGSEGTNGQHSFHQLIHQSETLLPVDFIFPLRVPDQDATHHAMLAANCFGQAQALMQGKTFDECYADLPGDMPDREVIAAHKVMPGNKPSNTLLCDELSPFNLGSLVALYEHKVFVQGAIWGLNSFDQWGVELGKVLGNQVLDALQGASNAQLDSSTQDLVNRYRNAQS, encoded by the coding sequence ATGTTGTCAGCTTGGGATAAACTAAAGGAGTTAGCGAGTCAATCATTGCCGCATATGCGAGAAATGTTTGCCAACGATCCTCTACGCACTCAAACCTATCAGTTAGATGCGGCAGGTTGGCACTTGGATTTTGCCAAAAACCGAATTAATCAAGAGGTTTTCACAGCCCTTGTGAAGCTCGCACAAGAGTCACAAGTAGAAGCCAAACGCGACGCCATGTTCGGCGGCGAGACCATCAATAGTACTGAAGGCCGCGCGGTTTTGCACACTGCTTTGCGTAATTTTTCTGGTGAACCTGTATTGGTAGACGGTCACGATGTGATACCAGAGGTCATGGCAACTTTAAGCAAAATGGAAGCGTTTTGCGACACGATGATTGATCGAACACACCTTGGGTACACGGATAAGCCCATCACTGATGTGGTTAGCATCGGGATTGGCGGTTCTTTTTTAGGTCCCAAAATCATGACTGAAGCACTCAAGCCTTATCAGCACGACGTCTTTAAGGTGCATTTTGTGGCAAATGTTGATGGCTGTCACATACAAGACGTCTTAGCACAGTGCAATCCCGAAACGACGTTTGTATTAATGTCGTCAAAATCATTTAGCACTCAAGAAACCCTGCAAAATACTTTAACCGCAAAATCGTGGTTTCTAGGGTCTGGCGCACCTCAACAAGCCATTGCCAAGCACTTCGCTGCGGTGTCTTCTAACGTGCCTGCAGCAGTAGAATTTGGAATGTCGCCAGATATGGTGTTTCCAATGAATGACTGGGTTGGTGGGCGCTATTCGCTATGGTCTGCGATAGGTTTACCAATTGCGCTGGCAATTGGTTTTACTCATTTTAAGCAGTTACTTGAGGGTGCCTTTGCGATGGATACACACTTCAAGACTGCGCCTCTTGAACAAAATATGCCTGTATTACTTGCTCTTTTGGGGATTTGGTATCGCAATTTTAATGATGCGCAAAGCCATGTGTTACTGCCTTACTATCATTATTTACGTGGCTTCCCAGCTTATGTTCAGCAGTTGGATATGGAAAGTAACGGTAAGCGTAATGCGCTTGATGGATCAGAACTTGGTTACGCAACAGGTCCAATCATTTTTGGTTCTGAGGGAACCAACGGGCAACACTCATTTCATCAACTCATCCATCAAAGTGAAACTCTGTTGCCGGTCGATTTTATTTTCCCATTAAGAGTTCCGGATCAAGACGCAACCCATCACGCTATGCTGGCTGCTAATTGTTTTGGTCAGGCGCAAGCGTTGATGCAGGGGAAAACATTCGATGAATGTTACGCTGATTTACCTGGGGACATGCCCGATCGCGAAGTCATTGCGGCTCACAAAGTCATGCCTGGCAACAAACCGTCCAACACCTTATTGTGTGATGAATTATCACCCTTTAATCTTGGCTCGCTGGTCGCTTTATATGAACATAAAGTGTTTGTACAAGGTGCTATATGGGGCTTAAACAGCTTCGACCAATGGGGTGTTGAACTGGGCAAAGTATTAGGTAATCAAGTGTTGGACGCACTGCAAGGTGCCTCAAATGCTCAGCTTGATAGCTCTACACAAGACTTAGTCAATCGCTATCGCAATGCACAATCCTAA
- the tal gene encoding transaldolase, whose product MADLLSALKNVTTVVADTGDIEAIKKYSPVDATTNPSLLLKAAGIPEYASMIESSIAWAKAQSNDADQQVIDAADKLAVLIGKEIVGVIPGRISTEVDARLSFSTEATVAKAHKLIALYEEEGISKDRILIKIASTWEGIKAAEQLEKEGINCNLTLLFSFAQARACAEAGVFLISPFVGRILDWYKANSEGDFTGANDPGVISVTNIYNYYKDHGYPTVVMGASFRNTSEILELAGCDRLTIAPALLEELANTDSELDVKLVDNGATQAAPNALTEAEFRWDMNQDAMATEKLAEGIRNFTKDQIKLEQLLAEKL is encoded by the coding sequence CGGTGACATTGAAGCAATCAAAAAATATTCTCCAGTCGATGCGACCACCAATCCATCATTGTTATTGAAAGCAGCAGGTATTCCTGAATATGCCTCAATGATAGAGTCCTCGATTGCATGGGCAAAAGCACAATCAAACGATGCTGACCAACAAGTTATTGATGCTGCAGACAAACTTGCAGTATTGATCGGCAAAGAAATTGTCGGCGTCATCCCCGGACGCATCTCCACGGAAGTGGATGCGCGTCTGTCTTTTAGCACGGAAGCAACCGTCGCAAAAGCGCATAAATTGATCGCTTTGTATGAAGAAGAAGGGATAAGCAAGGACCGCATCTTAATTAAGATTGCGTCCACTTGGGAAGGTATCAAAGCGGCTGAGCAATTGGAAAAAGAAGGTATCAACTGTAATCTGACACTCCTTTTCTCATTTGCTCAAGCAAGAGCTTGTGCGGAAGCGGGTGTCTTTTTGATCTCTCCCTTTGTCGGTCGCATTTTGGATTGGTACAAAGCCAACAGCGAAGGAGATTTTACCGGTGCCAATGATCCAGGCGTCATCTCAGTAACCAATATCTACAACTATTACAAAGACCACGGCTACCCAACTGTTGTCATGGGTGCCAGTTTCCGTAATACCAGTGAAATACTTGAATTGGCAGGTTGTGACCGTTTGACTATCGCGCCAGCATTATTAGAAGAACTTGCCAATACCGACTCTGAGTTGGACGTCAAACTTGTTGATAACGGCGCAACGCAAGCAGCGCCCAATGCACTAACAGAAGCCGAGTTCCGTTGGGATATGAATCAAGATGCGATGGCCACCGAAAAACTCGCCGAAGGCATTCGCAACTTTACCAAAGACCAAATCAAACTTGAGCAACTGTTGGCGGAGAAACTTTAA